In Stomoxys calcitrans chromosome 2, idStoCalc2.1, whole genome shotgun sequence, the following proteins share a genomic window:
- the LOC131994762 gene encoding uncharacterized protein LOC131994762, which produces MSLTTKGAKTGTGDTGCMDTNPTSGSTDHSNSTGASMETSLNNDKFLFDCDHLISFCTQFEQSDISDQTDSVLEVKLEDLESRWQRLQATYEGVMLSPRSSNTRDFRENAKINFNASSEAYYTARSQILDILKIASGNTRQSTRHSLIPSYIPQQQYIPQNTSLEVSNSCIKVPPCDTEIFKGGYEEWPSFRDMFTAVYVNHPKLTKAQKLYHLRNKTRGAAGAIVKRYTLCDENFDIAWSALKSRYENKRVLVDNQLKMLFNIPTATVENSDSIQRIQSAVNDCLCTLKTLDVDVESWDPILIYLVSTKLPDETLSLWEQSLKSHRDLPTWNQLDEFLINRFEVVERITSIKSTKQQNNIPSQNSAKTQSPNNSSAKIQTYHSQEKLNSSCPVCVSKHSIRTCPDFRKFTAQQRIDFVYKNKICNNCLASNHLKASCKSKNTCIICHKAHHSLLHLRKTTDNNNNVSQPQTSETKSSDAEPNYQSQDDIPSTSRQNRPSGVQANFASNNDMILLRTALVQIEHQGELFTVRALIDPGSQRTFISKRIQNLLQIPTTRAQFEIFGIGEQTQISDKECQLVVVSEKHDVRFTISAIVLPKLTRRLPSYSFKIPHPSDLEDLDLADPHFNKSAQIDLVLGNDSERFINIEGIKKNICGDTSAYNTIFGWVLSGPMRAETVFSFSVNVLKPEEPAISDLLRKFWEQEEIPSSPLVSDSDAFCEEFYRKTTTRISDGRYMVRLPFKDEFSYSLYLGSSRFLALAQYNRMEQNLSKEPELESQYNAVLGEYLTLNHMEETSSREISMEGKFNSFYLPHHAVVRPEHKSTKVRVVFNASRRTKSGYSLNDVLHVGPTLQSDLTSVLLNWRKYRYVFCGDIQKMYRQILVHPHDRPYQRILFKPEANGPVKDYQLRTVTFGVNCAPFLAIRTLLQLASDSEHDYPHVAGILRRETYVDDILSGGFSVDEAVQAQKDLLVVLKQAGFPLRKFIANDNQLLAHLSPEDLYDSEFLRFQESSSAKTLGIKWNALTDTFGYSVKPVESSHEMTKRKILSAIAQLFDPAGWITPIIIRAKILMQQLWLEGLEWDDFLGRDSQLAKKMGSKQMNLNKIYECAICLERHSLRYCRIFCGMTVADRRVTVRNHKYCMNCLARSHEVEDCHSAATCRKCGYQHHTMLHPQIPVPPTALTPAYVSPKVANRYTKKATTEATPRRKKLRTRSQRPEIKPSELLQKQLLAEALKCVATVICEDVA; this is translated from the exons ATGAGTCTGACGACTAAAGGTGCTAAGACCGGCACAGGGGACACTGGATGTATGGATACCAATCCGACATCGGGGTCTACTGACCACAGTAATTCCACCGGTGCATCTATGGAGACTTCCCTCAACAACgataaatttttgttcgattgtgATCACTTGATCTCATTTTGTACACAATTTGAACAAAGTGACATTTCTGACCAAACCGACTCGGTTTTGGAGGTGAAACTAGAGGACTTGGAGAGCCGTTGGCAAAGGCTACAGGCAACTTATGAAGGTGTTATGCTGTCTCCAAGGTCTTCGAACACCAGGGACTTCAGGGAAAATGCGAAGATAAATTTCAACGCCAGTTCTGAGGCGTATTACACAGCCAGATCTCAAATTCTGGATATTCTCAAAATAGCTAGCGGGAATACTAGACAGTCTACGAGACACAGTCTTATCCCCAGTTATATACCACAACAGCAATATATTCCTCAAAACACGTCTCTGGAAGTCTCAAACAGCTGCATTAAGGTACCGCCTTGTGACACTGAGATTTTCAAAGGAGGCTACGAGGAATGGCCGTCATTCCGTGATATGTTCACGGCAGTCTATGTTAACCACCCCAAGTTAACGAAAGCTCAGAAACTTTACCATTTGCGGAATAAAACCAGAGGTGCCGCTGGTGCAATCGTCAAAAGGTACACCTTATGTGACGAGAATTTCGACATAGCATGGAGTGCTCTGAAATCCCGCTACGAAAACAAGCGTGTGCTTGTTGACAATCAACTGAAGATGCTTTTTAATATTCCTACAGCAACAGTAGAGAATAGTGATTCCATTCAGAGAATCCAATCGGCAGTAAATGATTGTCTGTGTACTCTCAAGACACTTGACGTTGACGTCGAAAGTTgggatccgattttgatatatctggtATCGACGAAATTACCAGATGAAACTCTTTCTCTTTGGGAACAATCTTTGAAATCCCACCGAGATTTACCGACATGGAACCAACTTGACGAGTTCCTCATAAACAGATTCGAGGTTGTAGAACGCATCACCAGCATTAAGTCTACGAAACAACAGAATAACATCCCGTCTCAAAATTCTGCCAAGACTCAGTCACCAAATAACTCATCTGCCAAAATTCAAACGTATCACTCCCAAGAGAAACTAAATTCGTcatgtcctgtttgtgtttCCAAACATTCAATTAGGACTTGCCCAGATTTTCGCAAATTTACAGCACAACAGCGTATAGACTTTGTCTACAAgaataaaatttgcaataattgttTGGCTTCAAACCATCTAAAAGCAAGTTGTAAaagcaaaaatacatgcattattTGTCACAAAGCACATCACAGTCTTCTCCATCTTAGGAAAACCACTGATAACAACAATAATGTCTCTCAACCACAAACTTCCGAGACGAAGTCAAGTGACGCAGAACCAAATTATCAGTCACAAGACGATATTCCTTCTACATCAAGACAAAATCGTCCTTCCGgtgttcaagcaaattttgcctCAAACAACGATATGATTCTTCTAAGGACAGCTTTAGTCCAAATTGAACATCAGGGAGAATTATTCACTGTTAGAGCCCTAATAGACCCGGGTTCTCAACGAACATTTATCTCAAAACGAATTCAGAATTTATTACAAATTCCCACTACTAGAGcccaattcgaaattttcggtattGGAGAACAAACTCAGATCTCTGACAAAGAATGTCAATTAGTGGTGGTATCCGAAAAACACGATGTACGTTTCACTATTTCAGCAATTGTGCTGCCAAAATTAACCAGACGTTTACCGTCTTACTCATTCAAAATACCACATCCTTCAGATTTAGAAGATCTCGATCTGGCGGATCCCCATTTTAATAAATCAGCCCAAATTGATTTAGTTCTTGGCAATGATTCCGAACGTTTCATCAATATTGAAGGAATCAAGAAGAATATTTGTGGTGACACTTCAGCATACAATACTATATTCGGTTGGGTGCTCAGTGGCCCAATGCGAGCTGAAACTGTATTCTCTTTCTCTGTGAACGTTCTCAAACCAGAAGAACCCGCAATAAGCGATCTTCTCAGGAAGTTTTGGGAACAGGAAGAAATACCCTCGTCTCCTCTCGTCTCAGATTCTGATGCGTTCTGTGAAGAATTCTACAGGAAAACTACAACTCGAATATCGGACGGTCGTTATATGGTGAGGTTACCGTTCAAAGACGAATTCTCATACTCTTTGTATTTAGGATCGTCTAGATTCTTGGCTCTTGCTCAGTATAATCGTATGGAGCAAAATCTTTCGAAAGAACCCGAATTAGAATCTCAATACAACGCTGTTTTAGGCGAATATCTGACTCTTAATCACATGGAAGAAACGTCTTCTCGTGAGATATCCATGGAGGGTAAATTTAACTCTTTTTATTTACCCCATCACGCCGTTGTACGCCCTGAGCACAAGTCGACGAAAGTCCGAGTTGTTTTCAACGCTTCTCGAAGGACAAAGTCTGGCTACTCATTGAATGATGTACTTCACGTAGGACCCACATTGcagtctgatttgacttctgtgCTTCTCAATTGGAGGAAGTACCGATACGTTTTCTGTGGAGACATCCAGAAAATGTACAGACAAATTCTTGTTCATCCCCACGACAGACCATACCAGCGGATATTGTTTAAACCCGAAGCGAATGGTCCGGTTAAGGACTATCAACTTAGGACCGTCACTTTTGGCGTAAATTGCGCTCCGTTTCTCGCTATACGTACACTGTTACAACTGGCGTCAGATTCAGAACACGATTATCCTCATGTCGCAGGTATTCTCAGACGAGAAACCTATGTCGACGATATATTGTCCGGAGGCTTCTCTGTGGACGAAGCGGTCCAAGCCCAGAAGGACCTGCTTGTGGTTTTGAAACAAGCAGGATTTCCCCTTAGGAAGTTTATTGCCAACGATAATCAGCTACTGGCTCATCTCTCACCTGAGGATCTTTACGATTCTGAATTTTTACGCTTCCAGGAGTCAAGTTCAGCTAAGACGCTGGGAATCAAATGGAACGCTTTAACTGACACTTTTGGTTATTCCGTCAAACCCGTTGAGTCAAGTCATGAAATGACGAAACGCAAAATTCTCTCTGCAATTGCCCAGCTATTTGATCCCGCTGGTTGGATCACACCTATTATTATTAGGGCCAAGATTcttatgcaacaactgtggttaGAAGGACTTGAATGGGACGACTTTCTCGGCAGGGATTCTCAGCTTGC AAAAAAAATGGGCTCAAAGCAAATGAATCTCAACAAGATTTATGAGTGCGCCATCTGTTTGGAGAGGCACTCGCTCCGCTACTGCCGAATCTTCTGCGGCATGACGGTGGCAGATAGGAGGGTGACCGTCCGTAACCACAAATATTGTATGAACTGCCTGGCCCGGAGTCACGAGGTGGAGGACTGCCACTCAGCCGCCACCTGTCGAAAATGCGGCTACCAGCACCATACGATGCTGCACCCACAAATTCCGGTGCCTCCTACCGCCCTCACACCAGCATATGTAAGCCCCAAAGTTGCCAACCGCTACACGAAGAAAGCGACGACTGAAGCCACCCCCAGACGCAAGAAGTTGAGGACAAGAAGCCAACGACCAGAAATCAAGCCGTCTGAGCTGCTGCAGAAACAGCTGCTCGCTGAGGCGCTGAAATGTGTGGCAACAGTTATCTGCGAAGATGTTGCGTAG